A window of Salvia splendens isolate huo1 chromosome 8, SspV2, whole genome shotgun sequence genomic DNA:
TAATAAATGTATTACTATCTTTTATGATTGTTATAGCAATTGAaagattaaatttatattctcCCTGAGCAGCTATATGCTTTCTTGCTTAGTCATCATATTCACATTTATAGAAGATATTCTTATTCAAGAGATTGAAAAGGATTTTCTGAATTTTAAAACTCTTATTATTTATCGTATCtccaaataaaaaattctaGATACGCCACTGTTAGTATATTGTTAGACTCAAATTCTCAATATCAAATCACGGATTGGTAATCCATATTTCTTAAAAGGCCAaattgtgaaataaattgtAAAATATGGTCAAATTCAGATTCCTACAATGAAATACGCAATTTTAAAAAGGCCAATATTTTGGGCCTTTTATTGATTTAAGCAGGGTTGAAATTTTCTGAAGTATATGCAGTTCAAAATTGTcgattaataattttataatcaaaatattttaaatcagggtttagggtttaagaGTCAAATTCAATACTATTTCTAAATTCCATTTGCCCTAACATTCGATACTCTCTAATTCCTCCACCACTTCCCGCCGCCTCGCCACCGCCGTCACCAGGCTGCGCCGCCATATCTGTGCTTCTCAATAACAGGTACTGTCCCAATCCATAATGATCTGTCTCGTCTGGTGTgtgtggaatttttttttttggggggggggcgACAGTTACATGTTTTATTGGAGATGTTGAATTATTCATCATCGACCTTTATTGTATGATCACTCACACCGGAACTACAATTACGGCTGATTACAAAAGAATTGAAGCTGGATTTGTATGTGTGTAGTTATTATTGCTATGTTTGCGGAAGAAGTTACTTGAAATATTTAAGGTGTTGAGAAATGATTGGCTGTTGAATAGCAATATGTATGAAGTAGATGTGTGGAGATAAGATTAATTAGTCTTAATCATAGTGTTGTTGTAAGCAATCTGTGTAGCAAATTATTTCTTAATCTCTCTGTTCTGATGCTTTCAGCACAAGGATTTGTTTATTGCTCAATTTTATTATGTGTTGACAATTTTCCAGTAATTTGGAAGTACTCATTGTACTATCCAACAATTTCTTAATTCACAGTTGTTAATGTCTTATTGTATGACAGAAGAGTTTTGGACAGTTTGGCCAAATGTCTTCCAACACAGCCTTCACTACCGCACCTCCGAGGGTGAGTCAGTCTGCTATAGAGGCGGCTGTGATCGCCCTGTTGAAGTACAAAGCCTCCCAATCCGCCAACGAGAAGCTCCAGTTACTGCCACAAGATGATTATTTATACCTAAACCTCACCCTCAAAAAAATCCCATCAAATCCTCGCACAAACCCCTACAAAGTCCCGCTTTCGAACCCTGTTTTGGAGGCCTCTGGATCGGAGGTATGCTTAATTGTCGACGACCGGTCGGGGACGACGACGCCACCGTCGGATCAAATCAAGAAAATGATTAAATCCCAAGACATACCGATTTCAAAAGTGATAAAGCTCTCGAAGCTGAAGGCGAACTACAAGCCCTTTGAGGCGAGGAGGAAACTCTGCAACAGTTACGAATTGTTCTTGGTTGATAAGAGGGTTGTTCATTTGTTGCCTAAGTTGATTGGGAAGGAGTTCTTCAGGAAAAAGAAGCTGCCTTTAGGGGTGGATTTGGGAAAGAAGAATTTGAAGTTGCAGGTGGAGAGGGTTTTAGGGAGTGCCTTGTTGTTTATCGGGACAGGGACTTGTTCGGTTCTCAAGGTTGCTaagatggagatggagaaggaCGAGATTGTACAGAATGTGTTGGATGCCATCAAGGGAGTGACTGAGAGGGTGCCGAAGAAGTGGGATGGTGTTAGGAGCTTGCACTTGAAGTTCTCTGATTCCGTGGCTTTGCCGATATACCAGGCAATGCCGGATGTGAGGTTGAAGATTGAGGGGTTGAAGGACATAGAAGAGGAAGGTGAGGTAACTGAGGTTAGTGATAGTGACAGTGCTAAGAGtgggaagaagaagcagaagacGAAGGGAAGGATTCACGAGGTTCGATATATGGACGTTGGAGAGGATGTGGATAGTGACATTGCTGATTTGGAGGAGAGTGAGGTGAGGGAGAAGGGGGTTGAAGATGTTGTAATGCAGAGTAGTGGTGATGAGGACAAGGGGGAAAATGAGGAGCTGAGGATTTTCGAGAGTTCCGGGAAGAGGAGGCGCGAGGAagaggggaagaagaagaagaagaaaagcgAGCGTGGAAGAAAGTTGAGTAGCAAGGTGAAGGAAGTGAAGAGAAAGAAATCAAAATCAGTTATCAAGGTATGAGGATTGAGTTGATTGAACCATCCAAAAAGTTTTGGTTAAAATAGTGGTACTATAAACTTTGATGTTCATTGCTTTTTCATTGACAATATGCATTTGTATTATCCAGTTTGCTGAATTTTGATGATTTCATGAAACTGAATCATTTTATATAAGGTTAGTTGTTGTTGTTTTCTCTTGGATCTGTACCTTTTTTTCAAAGTAAATGTGGCAGTTTTGAATAGGCAGGAATATGTGTCCTTGTGTTGACTTAGGGATCGAGCACAATGcctttaaaatttcttttaatattaatttgaaAACGAGTCAggaaagtaaataaatttttaaaacattattATTGTTAAGTCTTGGTGTTCACCCAAAGCAGAAAAGCAAACATTCATACAATATCAACATTTGGTTATTTAAAGTTATCTAATATATGAactaaattataaatttcacTTGAATTTTCTAAATTACATGTAAGGAAGCAATAAATTTATCTTCCAATATTTTTGATAGTCTTTAACCAACAAATTTCTTTGAAAGTAATATTCAGGTTTCAATTTATGTTAGTAACATGTGTTTAGCATACatgcaaaataaaaatactataaggccatgtttggttggagggaaagtaaagttgacaaggaaaatgattcatgggaaaatgaatcccgggaatatgatttctaataactttactttcccgtgtttggaaaatatcaagatttgaacgtatatatttgatttaaacactaaactaaaaatatacttatcattttttatttataaaaataataatacatattatttaataaattattaattacaaatgataataattatattattttatttattattacgatggatagtttaaatatggattatacatcataacatataataataaatattattattattatcattatatttaattaatttttaattgaataaattttataatttaaaatttcactacaattttattgttaattacgaatttataaattaataattattatattattatataattataattatatttaattatttaataaattattattattattattattataaaaataaaaataaatattaataatatagttataattatgataatttgaattatagttatttattatcctgaaattaagtatggtttatacttttaaattatttttaaaacattgtaataaataataacaataatgatgatgatgatgatgatgatgatgataataataataataataataataataataataataaactgtactatattgcattaaatatgtaaaaatcctaaaactggaaaaagaatacctaagaaaagttaggattcagaatcctagaaagttgtactaacttttcttgtttcaggattttgattactttcccagtttgattaaaacgaaaacaaacacaagaatttaaaatttaagtaatcagattactttcccagacagaatcctggcaacAAAAAATGGCCTAAGGATATTGCCGAAAACAACACTCCTTGCTAATGATTTTCCGAAAATTTACCTCTTCCATTGGGCTTATTTGATCTTATAAAAAGGAAATCATTGCCATGATTTTTGAAGTAAATGAATAAAGAATTCCATATAATCATAACTATTAACCATGATTCAAATCGaagattttattaattaatcaaaaacaTGTTGTCCactaattcttttttaatttggtggAAATAAAATCATTGCTAATGGTAAAGTTTAAccatattttaatttgattggTGGTTAACACCATAAATGGGCTTTTAGACTGCCTACTAACAAGTTTTGGGCTTATTGATTTAAGGAAGGTCATGTTTGACTTATTTCCTATAACTACTATATATaattatgtataaataaatttataaccaaaataatttaaattacaaaGTTTGACCAATTGTCAATCTAGTAGTTTTTaaatatagtcaattatatcaaAAATTTAATAATCGTAATCTAGATTTGGGgaaattataataatttaataacttTCATGctactataatttataaattttatatagaTAATATTGTACAAATTCACATAAAATCCATGAATTTCGGCTACCATATTACAACAATTTTCTCCAATTCAAATCAATTgaactattaaaaaaatgtcaaaagaTGAATAGCTAATTTTGAATGTTGGGATATCAATTAATTGACccaaatttaattatgtttacAAGGAAATATTTCCAATTAAGTGAGAGGGCAAATTGATTGGTATCTGTGTCCGATATTTGCTTATAAATTCCATTTGCCCTAACATTCAAACATCATATTTACTCTGTGCTTCGTCCGCCGCTCTCTCTCCCAAATTCAACTTTTCTCTTGCTCGAAGGTAATCTCCTCTCGTCTAATGCGTTTTACCTACCTACATTTCTCCACGTTTCGATCCAATTTTTACAAGAATCAGCTCGCACTAATACGCTTTTATATACGATTTCTGATTTTGAATTAGAGAGAGGCCTGTTCTTCGAATTaggtttttatattttcaaattagTATTTTGGATCTGTGATTTTTTAGCTTATCCTTAAGCGCTCTTGCTGCTGAATCCCCAAAATATCTGATTCGATATGTTCTTTTTGGGTTTTAAAGTTTTTAATTTTCCCCCTTAGGTGTTTTTTACTAAAATTTGACGGATTAGTCTTTTACTTTTAACTTTTGTCGTGTTGGCGTTTTTGTGTATTGATTCCACATTTGTCTGTTTTGAGGAGAAGTTGTTGCGGTTTTGTTTTCTTACATTGGCTATCGAAGAATGATATGACGATTATAATATATTGATAGCTGTTGTGATAGCTACTTATCATGTATTAGCTCTAGCTGATCATTCTTGCCAGTATTATTGTACTACTCAATTTATAGtttgctttatttattttgttttattttttggatttttggcAAATGAAATGATGATCATAATTGTTTGATAGCTGATGTGATAGCTATTTATCATGTATTAGCTCTAGCTGATCATTCTTGCCAGTGGATTTTACTCATATAATTGTTTgctttgtttattttatttttttggtctTTGAAGAATGAAATGATGATTACTATTGTTTGATAGCTGATGTGATGGCTATTTATCATGTATTAGCTCTAGCTGATCATTCCTTCCAATTAGAATTTTAATGCTTTTTTGTTTTGCATctgtttttgtattttgtttgtgaTTTGAAGTATACCATGTGAAAACATGGAACCATCAGTATTTAGGACACAAATAATAGCATCCACTTTGTCTTATCTCCCACTTTAATGGTTTATCTCCTTGGCAGATTTTGTGTAACTTGTCAAAATGAGGGGAAGGAGCTACACACCTTCACCACCAAGAGGTTATGCCAGAAGAGGAAGGAGCCCTCCGAGAGGAGGAGGGCGCTATGGAAGAGGAGGAGGGGATAGAGGTGATGCTCCAACCAGTCTGTTAGTGCGCAACCTTCGCCATGATTGCAGGTTAGTTTGTTGTACTTTTCATTTTGTTCATTTTTACCTACATTCGAGAAATGAAAGAACAGGAGTCCTGAATTCACGATTCTTACATTCTTATTGTAGGCCTGAAGACTTGCGGAGGCCTTTTGGACAATTTGGGCCGATTAAAGATATTTATCTGCCTAGGGACTACTACACTGGGTGAGCTTGGCAGAATGTTTTGACATTCTCTACTTTCAGACTTGCCATTCTCTATTTCCCTTTATGATATTAAAATCGTGGAAATTTTTTGCTTAATTTTCAACAGGTAGATTGTTCTTTTGAATGACCTTTTagtgttttctttttaaattgaatatttttatcaaGTCATTTGGGATTTAGCAGTGAAGTAAGAGTTATGAAGACATCATTCAAGTAGTAAGTGCTGTGTTGAACATTCTAATAGTAAGAGGTCTCTTGACGTCAATCAAGTTATAAGGAGTTGAAGGTGATGTAATTGGTAATGGAGATTGGAAGGATTGTTGTTTGAATACAATGAGAAGATATCAAGATTTCAAGTCTTGAAGAATTTCAAGTCATCTTATATTGTCCTTACCAAGGTCAGCTGCCAAGTGCTTGTTTATGCGCTTATGATGGCCTTCCATG
This region includes:
- the LOC121743060 gene encoding ribosomal L1 domain-containing protein 1-like encodes the protein MSSNTAFTTAPPRVSQSAIEAAVIALLKYKASQSANEKLQLLPQDDYLYLNLTLKKIPSNPRTNPYKVPLSNPVLEASGSEVCLIVDDRSGTTTPPSDQIKKMIKSQDIPISKVIKLSKLKANYKPFEARRKLCNSYELFLVDKRVVHLLPKLIGKEFFRKKKLPLGVDLGKKNLKLQVERVLGSALLFIGTGTCSVLKVAKMEMEKDEIVQNVLDAIKGVTERVPKKWDGVRSLHLKFSDSVALPIYQAMPDVRLKIEGLKDIEEEGEVTEVSDSDSAKSGKKKQKTKGRIHEVRYMDVGEDVDSDIADLEESEVREKGVEDVVMQSSGDEDKGENEELRIFESSGKRRREEEGKKKKKKSERGRKLSSKVKEVKRKKSKSVIKV